Genomic DNA from Terriglobales bacterium:
GGGTGTGAGTGAGGCAAGAGAAAAAGGAACAGTGAAGTGGTTCAACGGCGCCAAGGGCTACGGCTTCATCCAGAGAGCCAGTGGCGAAGACGTGTTCGTCCATTTCTCCGCCATCCAGGAGAACGGGTACCGCACGCTGAACGAAGGGGAGACGGTAGAGTTCGACCTGCTGCAGGGGCCGAAAGGCTTCCACGCGGCCAACGTCGTGCGCGTCTAGCCGGAAACTTCCAACCCCACACGCCTCTCCCGGTTGATCGCGCCGGGAGGGGCTTCTTTTTTTGTTGGCGCCCGGCGTCAGCCGCCAGCAGGATGAGCGCGACCGGGCCGATGAACACCAGCGCCAGCACCGCCATGCTGCCGTAGCGGAACACGGCGATCTGGGCTTCCAGCTGGCTGCGGCTGGATTCGCGGAAGCAGTTTCGCAGGAGTTCCTTCAAGGTGGGACGGTGGGTCGTCAGTCTGGAGGGCATTGCGGTCGGTGGCCCACAGCTCCCCGGCTTTCCAGGCCGCCGCGTAGGAGGCGGCGCTCGACCAGGGCCTCCCACATGCGTCCCGGGCCGACGCCGCGCACCGCCAGGCGCAGCGGCCCGGGGAGCGCGTGCACCTGCGCCTCCAACGACTGTTGCACGGCCTGCGGGGACTGGCTTGCCAGTTCCAGGAGCAGGCGTTCGGCCACGCGCTCAGTACCAGAAGACCGTGAGAAGCACCGGAATCCCTAGCGGCGGGAACCTAGTTGAACTTGAGCTGGACGGGTTCGGCGGTCAGGGTCCGGATCTCGAGCGAAACCAGGTCGCCGGAACTGGGGCCGGACTTGCGGTAGTTCACCACCACTTCCCGGTCGCGCCAGGAGCAGGAGAACTCCTCGGCGCCGATGAGCAGGAGTTTGTTCCGGTCGCTCACCTGCATCTTCCAGGTGCGCTTGCCGACGGCGATGGAAATCTGTGCGCCGGTCGGATGCGAGCAATCGACGGCGACGATGCGGCCGCGCAGATTATCGATGGGGCGCGTGTCGGGCGGTTTCTCGGCGGCCTCCTCGGTTTCCGCTACGGACACGGCGGGGACGCGTCGCTTCCACTTCGGGGATTCCCACTGGTCGGTGCGCGGCGGGCGGACCTGGCGCGCCAGCTTGGCCGGTGGATCCTCGCGATACCGGGCGATGCGCTCGA
This window encodes:
- a CDS encoding cold-shock protein, translating into MSEAREKGTVKWFNGAKGYGFIQRASGEDVFVHFSAIQENGYRTLNEGETVEFDLLQGPKGFHAANVVRV